The Tamandua tetradactyla isolate mTamTet1 chromosome 18, mTamTet1.pri, whole genome shotgun sequence genome contains a region encoding:
- the ATP5F1A gene encoding ATP synthase F(1) complex subunit alpha, mitochondrial, with amino-acid sequence MLSVRVAAVLARTLPRRAGLVSRNALGSSFIATRNLHASNTHLQKTGTAEVSSILEERILGADTSVELEETGRVLSIGDGIARVHGLRNVQAEEMVEFSSGLKGMSLNLEPDNVGVVVFGNDKLIKEGDIVKRTGAIVDVPVGEELLGRVVDALGNAIDGKGPIGSKTRRRVGLKAPGIIPRISVREPMQTGIKAVDSLVPIGRGQRELIIGDRQTGKTSIAIDTIINQKRFNDGTDEKKKLYCIYVAIGQKRSTVAQLVKRLTDADAMKYTIVVSATASDAAPLQYLAPYSGCSMGEYFRDNGKHALIIYDDLSKQAVAYRQMSLLLRRPPGREAYPGDVFYLHSRLLERAAKMNDAFGGGSLTALPVIETQAGDVSAYIPTNVISITDGQIFLETELFYKGIRPAINVGLSVSRVGSAAQTRAMKQVAGTMKLELAQYREVAAFAQFGSDLDAATQQLLSRGVRLTELLKQGQYSPMAIEEQVAVIYAGVRGYLDKLEPSKITKFEQAFLSHVISQHQPLLNNIRADGKISEESDAKLKEIVTNFLAGFEA; translated from the exons ATGCTGTCAGTGCGCGTCGCCGCGGTCCTGGCCCGCACCCTCCCTCGGCGGGCTGGGCTG GTCTCCAGAAATGCTTTGGGATCATCCTTCATTGCCACAAGGAACCTTCATGCCTCTAACACTCATCTTCAGAAGACTG GCACTGCTGAAGTGTCCTCTATACTTGAAGAACGTATTCTTGGAGCTGATACTTCTGTTGAACTTGAGGAAACTGGGCGTGTCTTGAGTATTGGTGATGGTATTGCTCGAGTACATGGGCTGAGAAATGTTCAAGCAGAAGAAATGGTAGAATTTTCTTCAGGCTTAaag GGTATGTCTCTGAACTTGGAGCCTGACAATGTTGGTGTTGTTGTGTTTGGAAATGATAAACTGATTAAAGAAGGAGATATCGTGAAGAGGACGGGAGCCATTGTGGATGTTCCAGTTGGCGAGGAATTGTTGGGTCGTGTAGTAGATGCCCTTGGTAATGCCATTGATGGAAAG ggtCCAATTGGTTCCAAGACTCGCAGGCGAGTTGGTCTGAAAGCCCCTGGAATCATTCCTCGAATCTCTGTGCGTGAGCCAATGCAGACTGGCATTAAGGCTGTGGATAGCTTGGTGCCAATTGGTCGTGGTCAGCGTGAGCTGATTATTGGTGACCGACAGACTGG taaaacttCAATTGCTATTGACACAATCATTAACCAGAAACGTTTCAATGATGGAACTGATGAAAAGAAGAAGCTATACTGTATTTATGTTGCTATTGGTCAAAAGAGATCCACTGTTGCCCAGTTGGTGAAGAGACTTACAGATGCAG ATGCCATGAAGTACACCATTGTGGTTTCAGCTACTGCATCTGATGCTGCCCCACTTCAGTACCTGGCTCCTTATTCTGGCTGTTCTATGGGAGAATATTTTAGGGATAATGGCAAACATGCTTTGATTATCTATGATGATTTATCCAAACAG GCTGTTGCTTACCGCCAGATGTCTCTGTTGCTCCGCCGACCCCCTGGTCGTGAGGCCTATCCTGGTGATGTATTCTACCTGCACTCCCGACTGCTGGAGAGAGCAGCCAAAATGAACGATGCTTTTGGTGGTGGCTCCTTGACTGCTTTACCAGTCATAGAAACACAAGCTGGTGATGTGTCCGCTTACATTCCAACAAATGTCATTTCCATCACTGACGGACAG ATTTTCCTGGAAACAGAATTGTTCTACAAAGGTATTCGCCCTGCAATTAACGTTGGTTTATCTGTGTCCCGAGTTGGGTCTGCAGCCCAAACCAGGGCCATGAAACAG GTGGCAGGTACCATGAAGCTGGAATTGGCTCAGTATCGTGAGGTTGCTGCTTTTGCCCAGTTCGGTTCTGATCTCGATGCTGCCACACAACAACTCTTGAGTCGTGGTGTGCGTCTGACTGAGTTGCTGAAGCAGGGACAGTATT CTCCAATGGCTATTGAAGAACAAGTGGCTGTCATTTATGCTGGTGTAAGGGGATATCTTGATAAACTGGAGCCCAGCAAGATCACAAAGTTTGAGCAAGCTTTCCTATCTCATGTTATCAGCCAGCACCAGCCTCTGTTGAACAATATCAG GGCTGATGGAAAGATCTCAGAAGAATCAGATGCAAAGCTGAAAGAGATTGTAACAAACTTTTTGGCTGGATTTGAAGCTTAA
- the HAUS1 gene encoding HAUS augmin-like complex subunit 1 isoform X2, with the protein MDGPQEKEAQVAAWLKKIFGDHPIPQYEVNPRTTEILYHLSERNKARDRDVSLVIEDLKQKASEYESEARRLQELLMESVNFSSANLSSTSSRYLNALVDSAMALETKDTSLASFIPAVNDLTSDLYRTKSKNEEIKLELTKLEKNLTATLVLEKCLREDLKKAELHLSMEKAKVDSRLQNMDFLKAKSEEFRVGIKAAEEQLSARDMDASLSHQSLVALSEKLAELKRRTIPLKKKLESYLDLMPNPSLAQVKIEEAKRELDTIETELTKKVDMMEL; encoded by the exons ATGGACGGCCCCCAGGAGAAAGAAGCGCAG GTTGCTGCCtggttgaaaaaaatatttggagatcatCCTATCCCACAATATGAGGTGAATCCACGGACCACAGAGATTTTATATCACCTTTCAGAACGGAACAAGGCCCGGGACAGGGATGTCTCCCTGGTAATAGAGGACTTGAAACAGAAAGCAAGCGAATATGAATCAGAAG CCAGGCGTCTTCAAGAACTTCTCATGGAGAGTGTGAATTTTTCCTCTGCCAATCTCTCTAGCACTAGTTCCAGATATCTGAATGCTTTGGTTGACAGTGCAATGGCCCTTGAAACAAAGGATACCTCACTAGCTAG TTTTATCCCCGCAGTGAATGATTTGACCTCTGATCTTTATCGTACCAAAtccaaaaatgaagaaatcaagcTTGAATTGACCAAACTTGAAAAAAACTTAACTGCAACTTTAGTCTTAGAAAAATGTCTACGAGA GGACCTCAAAAAGGCAGAGCTGCATCTCTCTATGGAAAAGGCCAAAGTTGACAGTCGTCTTCAGAACATGGACTTCCTAAAAGCAAAATCAGAGGAGTTCAGAGTTGGAATCAAGGCTGCAGAG GAGCAACTTTCAGCCAGAGACATGGATGCTTCTCTTTCTCATCAGTCACTAGTAGCACTGTCAGAG AAACTGGCGGAACTAAAACGACGGACTATACCTTTGAAGAAAAAACTAGAGTCCTATTTAGATTTAATGCCG aatccATCTCTTGCTCAAGTGAAAATTGAAGAAGCAAAACGAGAATTG gATACCATTGAAACTGAACTTACAAAGAAAGTGGACATGATGGAACTGTGA
- the HAUS1 gene encoding HAUS augmin-like complex subunit 1 isoform X1, giving the protein MDFANPYPDRRVYLLCPPLFHTSDYNVALRICDPTPIPLDASGRNDSFRSQAFLFLVLRLGKVLRSSMVAAWLKKIFGDHPIPQYEVNPRTTEILYHLSERNKARDRDVSLVIEDLKQKASEYESEARRLQELLMESVNFSSANLSSTSSRYLNALVDSAMALETKDTSLASFIPAVNDLTSDLYRTKSKNEEIKLELTKLEKNLTATLVLEKCLREDLKKAELHLSMEKAKVDSRLQNMDFLKAKSEEFRVGIKAAEEQLSARDMDASLSHQSLVALSEKLAELKRRTIPLKKKLESYLDLMPNPSLAQVKIEEAKRELDTIETELTKKVDMMEL; this is encoded by the exons ATGGATTTCGCAAATCCATATCCTGACCGCCGAGTCTACCTTCTCTGTCCCCCTCTTTTCCACACGTCTGACTATAATGTGGCCCTCAGGATCTGCGACCCCACCCCGATCCCTTTAGATGCTTCTGGAAGGAACGATTCCTTCCGTTCTCAGGCCTTTCTCTTCCTTGTACTCAGGCTTGGGAAGGTGCTTAGGAGCTCCATG GTTGCTGCCtggttgaaaaaaatatttggagatcatCCTATCCCACAATATGAGGTGAATCCACGGACCACAGAGATTTTATATCACCTTTCAGAACGGAACAAGGCCCGGGACAGGGATGTCTCCCTGGTAATAGAGGACTTGAAACAGAAAGCAAGCGAATATGAATCAGAAG CCAGGCGTCTTCAAGAACTTCTCATGGAGAGTGTGAATTTTTCCTCTGCCAATCTCTCTAGCACTAGTTCCAGATATCTGAATGCTTTGGTTGACAGTGCAATGGCCCTTGAAACAAAGGATACCTCACTAGCTAG TTTTATCCCCGCAGTGAATGATTTGACCTCTGATCTTTATCGTACCAAAtccaaaaatgaagaaatcaagcTTGAATTGACCAAACTTGAAAAAAACTTAACTGCAACTTTAGTCTTAGAAAAATGTCTACGAGA GGACCTCAAAAAGGCAGAGCTGCATCTCTCTATGGAAAAGGCCAAAGTTGACAGTCGTCTTCAGAACATGGACTTCCTAAAAGCAAAATCAGAGGAGTTCAGAGTTGGAATCAAGGCTGCAGAG GAGCAACTTTCAGCCAGAGACATGGATGCTTCTCTTTCTCATCAGTCACTAGTAGCACTGTCAGAG AAACTGGCGGAACTAAAACGACGGACTATACCTTTGAAGAAAAAACTAGAGTCCTATTTAGATTTAATGCCG aatccATCTCTTGCTCAAGTGAAAATTGAAGAAGCAAAACGAGAATTG gATACCATTGAAACTGAACTTACAAAGAAAGTGGACATGATGGAACTGTGA